The nucleotide sequence AGAAAATCCTTTACTCGAATTTGAGCCAAACCCTGAAATTGAATCAAATCTGACCCAATCTAACGAACGTATTGAGGTGACTCAAAGCTCATGGGCCAATCCACGCATCTCACAAGACGATGATGAGGACTGGGGCGAACAGTATGAACGAATTGCACACAAACAAACCTTGCTGGAATATTTAGAGGAGCAAATCCATCTCTTAAATGTGGCGCCTGATGAGCAATCTCTGATTGCCTATTTAGCGGGGTGTCTTGATGAGCGTGGCTATTTACCTGAGGACCTACAAAACATCTATATAGATTTAACATCCCAAACATTAAGCAAGGACTCTTATGAGCGCCTTGAAAAAGCCCTCGCGATGCTGCAATCGCTCGACCCTCCTGGAGTAGGAGCACGCGATCTTGCCGAGTGTCTTTCTCTCCAAATAGATCGGATTCTAGAAAACGTGAATACCAATCGAGATATATGGGAATTAGCCAAGGAGATCACAAATTCCCATCTATCTAAAGTTGGCTCAAAAGATTGGCAAAAGATCAGACAGGCGAGCGGCCAATCCGAAGCGGCAGTACTTAAAGCGGTAAATCTCATAAGAAGCCTTCAACACAATCCAGGCGCACAATTTGAACGTGAGAATGACCAATGGATTCTTCCTGACATAGTAGTGAAATTAAAACAGCAGCGCTGGATCGCAGAATCGAACCCGAATGCAAAACCGAGACTGTCTCTTAATAATGAATACGCAAGGATCTTAAAAGAGAACGGTCAAAAAAAAATAGACGGGGCTTTAAAGCAGAAGATGCTTGAGGCCAGCTGGTTAGTCAAAAATATTGCTCAACGTGAAGAGACTATATTGAAAGTTGCGCAAGCAATCGTATCGAGACAGCAGAAATTTTTTTCCATCGGCGCAATTGGAATGAGACCCTTGGTACTCAGAGAAATCGCTGAAGAATTAGAAATGCATGAATCCACGATCTCTAGGGTAACAACACAAAAATACCTGGCTTGTCCACTCGGGATTTTTGAATTCAAATACTTTTTTAGCAGTCAAGTCAGCTCAGAAAACGGCAGCGGCATCTCTTCGACGGCTATTCAAGCATTAATCAAAAAAATTGTGGGTGAGGAGTCGCCAAGCAAGCCGGTATCTGACACCCAAATAGCTCAAATATTGAACGCACAAGGCTATAACATTGCTAGACGAACAATTGCTAAATACCGTGACATTCTTCGCATTCCACCAGTGCACCTGCGCAAGCAATAACGTCACATAAGGATTTCTTACTCAGCAAACCGAATACAGTTTTTCCCCGCTCGTTTAGCACGATACATGGCACCATCTGCTGCCTCAATGAGGGCAAGTGCATTTTTACCCCGCCCAGAATTGCCAGGTTCAATTACGGAAACTCCTATGCTTGCACCCAAGAAGAGGGTGAGTGGCTCATTCGTATTTAATCTCATTGGACTTGAAATAGCATTGAGTAGTCGATTGGCTAAATTCATTATGTAATCTTTATGCTCAATATTTTGCAAAACCACTATGAATTCATCGCCACCCCACCGGCATAACAAATCCTCTGAACGGATGGAGTTTTTTAAACATGCTCCCACCAAACCTAAGGCTTGATCACCAATAACATGTCCATGCTGATCATTAATTTCTTTAAACCCGTCCAAATCAATGAAACAAACCGCTGAGAACTTATCTCGATAATGAAGTTCATTTAAAGTCCGCTCAAAGCAGTCCAGCATGCTGGTCCTCAACAAGAGACCTGTTAACTCATCATGCACAAGAGCAAATGGAAGTGGCTGATCATGACTCAATTCGTGGAAAATATGACGCTGGAGTGGCGATAAATCAGAGCTCGCTAGAGTTGACGCAAAGATGTCTTGATGCTTAGCATCTTGAACCACTTTTTGCATCTGGGTAAACAAGGACTTAAATTGTTCAGCTAGACGAGAAGACTTTAGATTTTGGTCTGCCATTTAGTTGCAGATAATTGACTTCACACTTGATTCAATTGTGTCCGGAT is from Polynucleobacter sp. MWH-UH23A and encodes:
- the rpoN gene encoding RNA polymerase factor sigma-54 yields the protein MAISINTRASQTVSLTPQLQQSIKLLQLSNSELEQQLAKEAEENPLLEFEPNPEIESNLTQSNERIEVTQSSWANPRISQDDDEDWGEQYERIAHKQTLLEYLEEQIHLLNVAPDEQSLIAYLAGCLDERGYLPEDLQNIYIDLTSQTLSKDSYERLEKALAMLQSLDPPGVGARDLAECLSLQIDRILENVNTNRDIWELAKEITNSHLSKVGSKDWQKIRQASGQSEAAVLKAVNLIRSLQHNPGAQFERENDQWILPDIVVKLKQQRWIAESNPNAKPRLSLNNEYARILKENGQKKIDGALKQKMLEASWLVKNIAQREETILKVAQAIVSRQQKFFSIGAIGMRPLVLREIAEELEMHESTISRVTTQKYLACPLGIFEFKYFFSSQVSSENGSGISSTAIQALIKKIVGEESPSKPVSDTQIAQILNAQGYNIARRTIAKYRDILRIPPVHLRKQ
- a CDS encoding GGDEF domain-containing protein, translating into MADQNLKSSRLAEQFKSLFTQMQKVVQDAKHQDIFASTLASSDLSPLQRHIFHELSHDQPLPFALVHDELTGLLLRTSMLDCFERTLNELHYRDKFSAVCFIDLDGFKEINDQHGHVIGDQALGLVGACLKNSIRSEDLLCRWGGDEFIVVLQNIEHKDYIMNLANRLLNAISSPMRLNTNEPLTLFLGASIGVSVIEPGNSGRGKNALALIEAADGAMYRAKRAGKNCIRFAE